A single window of Pseudomonas lijiangensis DNA harbors:
- the psrA gene encoding transcriptional regulator PsrA, which yields MAQSETVERILDAAEQLFAEKGFAETSLRLITSKASVNLAAVNYHFGSKKALIQAVFSRFLGPFCISLERELERRQARPEQKPTLEELLEMLVEQALVVQPRSGNDLSIFMRLLGLAFSQSQGHLRRYLEDMYGKVFRRYMTLVNEAAPRIPPIELFWRVHFMLGAAAFSMSGIKALRAIAETDFGVNTSIEQVMRLMVPFLAAGMRAETGVTDAAMIAAQLKPRTKSSSSAPVAAKA from the coding sequence ATGGCCCAGTCGGAAACCGTTGAACGCATTCTTGATGCTGCCGAGCAATTGTTCGCAGAAAAGGGCTTTGCCGAAACCTCCTTGCGTCTGATAACCAGCAAGGCGTCGGTCAATCTGGCTGCGGTGAACTATCACTTCGGTTCCAAGAAGGCTTTGATCCAGGCGGTTTTCTCGCGTTTTCTGGGGCCTTTCTGCATCAGTCTCGAGCGTGAGCTGGAGCGTCGTCAGGCCAGGCCCGAGCAAAAGCCAACCCTTGAAGAGTTGCTGGAGATGCTCGTCGAACAGGCGCTGGTGGTTCAGCCACGCAGCGGCAATGACCTGTCGATCTTCATGCGTCTGCTGGGGCTTGCGTTCAGCCAGAGTCAGGGTCACTTGCGTCGCTATCTGGAAGACATGTACGGCAAGGTGTTCCGCCGCTACATGACTCTGGTCAATGAAGCCGCGCCGCGCATTCCGCCTATCGAGCTGTTCTGGCGTGTGCACTTCATGCTGGGTGCCGCAGCTTTCAGCATGTCCGGTATCAAGGCCTTGCGCGCCATTGCCGAGACCGATTTCGGCGTCAACACTTCCATCGAGCAGGTCATGCGTCTGATGGTGCCATTCCTGGCAGCCGGCATGCGTGCCGAAACCGGTGTGACAGACGCCGCTATGATCGCAGCACAGCTCAAACCACGCACCAAAAGCTCCTCGAGCGCCCCCGTCGCCGCCAAGGCCTGA